Proteins from a genomic interval of Polaribacter sejongensis:
- a CDS encoding SDR family NAD(P)-dependent oxidoreductase yields MNKILVIGGSKGIGKAIIDSLIDENSIINISRTAPLLSHTNLNHFTCDILTDDLPEIDAIDTLIYCPGSINLKPISRLKLTDFREDFEINVIGAVKAIQHYLPALKKGNNPSILLFSTVAAKLGMPFHASVATAKSAVEGLTKSLGAELAPLIRVNAIAPTVTDTELASKLLRNERMIENIKERHPLKKYLAPKEVADLASYLISEKAGAISGQIFELDCGIVSFKI; encoded by the coding sequence ATGAATAAAATTTTAGTTATTGGCGGAAGTAAAGGAATTGGAAAAGCAATTATTGATAGCTTAATTGATGAAAACTCAATTATAAATATCAGTAGAACAGCTCCTTTACTTTCCCACACTAACCTTAATCACTTTACTTGTGATATTCTTACAGATGATTTACCTGAGATAGACGCAATAGACACCTTAATCTATTGCCCAGGAAGCATCAATTTAAAGCCAATTTCTAGACTAAAACTTACCGATTTCAGAGAAGACTTTGAAATTAATGTAATTGGAGCTGTAAAAGCAATTCAACATTATTTACCCGCATTAAAAAAAGGAAACAACCCCTCCATCTTACTATTTAGCACGGTAGCTGCTAAATTAGGAATGCCTTTTCACGCAAGTGTAGCTACTGCAAAATCTGCCGTAGAAGGATTAACAAAATCGTTAGGAGCAGAATTGGCACCACTAATTCGCGTAAACGCCATTGCCCCAACAGTAACAGATACAGAGTTAGCCTCTAAGTTATTGCGCAATGAAAGAATGATTGAAAACATAAAAGAACGACACCCTCTAAAAAAATATTTAGCCCCAAAAGAAGTTGCAGACCTAGCTTCTTATTTAATATCTGAAAAAGCAGGTGCTATATCTGGTCAAATTTTTGAATTAGACTGCGGAATTGTCAGTTTTAAAATATAA
- a CDS encoding glutathione peroxidase: MNIYNIEINSLQNTPILLSDFKGKYILFVNVASKCGFTPQYKDLEELHKTYNDKIVVIGVPCNQFGKQEPGSFSEIEEFCEVNYGVSFLITEKIDVKGKNQNPLYTWLTSKKFNNKKNSTVKWNFQKYLVSPEGELVDYYFSITKPLSSKIIKHLKS, from the coding sequence ATGAATATTTACAATATAGAGATTAATAGTCTCCAGAATACCCCTATTCTTTTGTCAGATTTTAAAGGCAAATATATTCTTTTTGTAAACGTAGCTTCTAAATGCGGATTTACACCGCAATACAAAGATTTAGAAGAGTTGCATAAAACTTATAACGACAAAATAGTTGTAATTGGAGTTCCTTGTAATCAGTTTGGAAAACAAGAACCAGGATCTTTTTCTGAAATTGAAGAATTTTGCGAAGTTAATTATGGTGTCTCCTTTTTAATTACAGAAAAAATTGATGTAAAAGGAAAAAATCAAAATCCACTATATACATGGCTAACATCTAAGAAGTTCAATAATAAAAAAAACTCTACCGTAAAATGGAATTTTCAAAAATATTTAGTTTCACCAGAAGGAGAATTAGTTGATTATTATTTTTCAATTACAAAACCTTTGAGTTCAAAAATAATAAAACACTTAAAATCATAA
- a CDS encoding TspO/MBR family protein, whose amino-acid sequence MKQVKLTLLFLVINFGALAIGSWLMNNGPLSDWYTNLNQAPWTPPGIVFGIAWTFIMICFSIFLGKQFTTNYNSKILSVFIIQFILNVSWNYIFFNQHLVLIGLISIVLLTATLFYYFFKLSNKTGGYKYLLLPYMIWLCIATSLNLYILIHN is encoded by the coding sequence ATGAAACAAGTAAAGCTTACACTATTATTTTTAGTAATCAATTTTGGTGCTTTAGCCATTGGAAGTTGGTTAATGAATAACGGACCACTTTCCGATTGGTACACCAACCTAAACCAAGCTCCTTGGACACCACCTGGAATTGTATTTGGTATTGCCTGGACTTTTATTATGATTTGTTTTTCTATCTTTTTAGGTAAACAATTTACAACCAATTACAATTCAAAAATACTTTCCGTTTTTATAATTCAATTTATTTTAAACGTTAGCTGGAACTACATTTTCTTCAATCAACATTTAGTTTTAATTGGTTTGATATCGATTGTATTACTCACAGCAACATTATTTTATTATTTTTTTAAATTAAGTAATAAAACAGGCGGCTATAAATATTTACTATTGCCATACATGATTTGGCTTTGTATTGCAACCTCATTAAATCTCTACATTCTAATTCATAATTAA
- a CDS encoding SRPBCC family protein yields the protein MKIYTFHRKQKLPITLEEAWKFLSSPKNLKVITPTYMSFDILSGAEKPMFAGQIIQYIVTPILGIKTKWVTEITHVKENEYFVDEQRFGPYALWHHKHFIKEIEGGVEMEDIIDYKVPMGILGQIAHPILVEPKLEEIFEYRQKKLIELFGQYYPPIK from the coding sequence ATGAAAATATACACATTCCACAGAAAACAAAAACTACCAATTACACTAGAAGAGGCTTGGAAGTTTTTATCGAGCCCAAAAAATTTAAAAGTAATTACGCCTACTTATATGAGTTTTGATATTCTTTCGGGAGCAGAAAAACCAATGTTTGCTGGTCAGATTATACAATATATTGTTACCCCAATTCTTGGGATAAAAACAAAATGGGTTACCGAAATTACGCACGTAAAAGAAAACGAATACTTTGTAGATGAACAACGTTTTGGACCGTATGCATTATGGCATCACAAACATTTTATCAAAGAAATTGAAGGTGGCGTAGAAATGGAAGACATTATAGACTATAAAGTTCCTATGGGAATTTTAGGTCAAATAGCACATCCTATACTAGTAGAACCCAAATTAGAGGAAATTTTTGAGTACAGACAAAAGAAATTAATTGAACTTTTTGGACAATACTACCCGCCAATTAAATAG
- a CDS encoding cryptochrome/photolyase family protein: MKTEINIFWFRRDLRLDDNCGLYHALKSGKKVLPIFIFDEEILSKLKKDDARVSFIYQEIAHIHEKLVEIGSVLEVYQGKPKEIYNSLSEKYSIDTVFTNHDYEPYAIKRDLEIKEFLTSKNINFKTFKDQVIFERNEIVKKDGTPYKVYTPFSKKWLEAFHNKGIQFYPSETLLENFIKSKNQPILKLEAIGFIKSAIKVASYKVSSKLIDTYEETRNFPAKDSTSKLGTHLRFGTVSIRKMVDEASKSNNITFLKELIWREFFMQILWHFPHTVKESFKPKYDRILWRNNEDEFKAWCKGETGYPLVDAGMKELNQTGFMHNRIRMLVGSFLCKHLLIDWRWGEAYFAEKLHDYEQASNIGNWQWVAGTGVDASPYFRIFNPTTQIKKFDKDLNYIKKWVPDFQELTYPAPIVEHKSARERCLTTYKKALVDF, from the coding sequence ATGAAGACAGAGATAAACATTTTTTGGTTTAGAAGAGATTTACGGTTAGATGATAATTGCGGATTATATCATGCCTTAAAATCAGGTAAAAAAGTACTTCCAATTTTTATTTTTGATGAAGAAATTTTAAGTAAATTAAAGAAAGATGATGCACGTGTTTCTTTTATTTATCAGGAAATAGCGCATATTCATGAAAAATTAGTTGAAATAGGGAGTGTTTTAGAGGTTTATCAAGGAAAGCCTAAAGAAATTTACAACTCATTATCAGAAAAGTACAGCATCGATACCGTATTCACAAATCATGATTATGAACCGTATGCGATAAAAAGAGATTTAGAGATTAAGGAATTTCTTACATCAAAAAACATCAATTTTAAAACATTTAAAGACCAAGTAATTTTTGAAAGAAATGAAATTGTAAAAAAAGACGGTACACCGTATAAAGTTTACACACCCTTTTCTAAAAAATGGTTAGAAGCGTTTCACAATAAGGGAATTCAGTTTTATCCTTCAGAAACATTGCTAGAGAATTTTATCAAAAGTAAAAACCAACCTATTTTAAAATTAGAAGCTATTGGTTTTATAAAATCTGCCATAAAAGTTGCTTCCTACAAAGTATCTTCTAAATTAATTGATACGTATGAAGAAACCAGAAACTTCCCTGCAAAAGACAGTACTTCTAAATTAGGTACTCATTTACGTTTTGGTACCGTGAGTATCCGTAAAATGGTTGACGAAGCATCAAAAAGCAACAACATTACTTTCTTAAAAGAATTGATTTGGCGCGAGTTTTTTATGCAGATTTTATGGCATTTTCCACACACCGTTAAAGAGAGTTTTAAACCAAAATACGATAGAATTCTTTGGAGAAATAACGAAGACGAATTTAAAGCATGGTGCAAAGGTGAAACAGGTTATCCGTTAGTAGATGCAGGCATGAAAGAATTAAACCAAACAGGTTTTATGCACAACAGAATTAGAATGTTGGTAGGTAGTTTTCTTTGCAAACATCTATTGATAGATTGGAGATGGGGAGAAGCTTATTTTGCAGAAAAATTACACGATTACGAACAAGCCAGCAACATAGGTAATTGGCAATGGGTTGCAGGTACTGGAGTGGATGCCTCGCCTTACTTTAGAATCTTTAACCCCACCACTCAAATTAAAAAATTTGATAAAGATTTAAATTATATCAAAAAATGGGTTCCAGACTTTCAAGAACTCACATATCCTGCTCCTATTGTAGAACATAAATCTGCTAGAGAACGTTGTTTAACCACCTATAAAAAAGCATTGGTAGATTTCTAG
- the udk gene encoding uridine kinase codes for MLIIGIAGGTGSGKTTVVNQIIKQLPTGEVCVISQDSYYNETVNLSYEERSKINFDHPRAIDFDLIVKHLKKLRLGKTIEQPVYSFVTHNRTTDTIKTHPRKVVIVEGILILNNEALRDLFDIKIFVHADTDERLIRRIRRDITERGRDIDEVLNRYQDTLKPMHLQFIEPTKNFADIIIPNNKHNTVAIDVVRTVINDRL; via the coding sequence ATGCTCATTATTGGAATTGCCGGAGGTACAGGAAGTGGAAAAACTACGGTTGTAAATCAAATAATTAAACAACTACCTACAGGTGAGGTTTGTGTAATTTCTCAAGATTCATACTATAACGAAACCGTAAACTTATCTTATGAAGAAAGATCAAAAATTAATTTTGATCATCCAAGAGCCATCGATTTTGATTTAATTGTTAAGCATTTAAAAAAATTAAGATTAGGAAAAACAATAGAACAACCTGTTTATTCTTTCGTAACACACAACAGAACTACAGACACTATTAAAACACATCCTAGAAAAGTGGTTATAGTAGAAGGTATTTTAATTTTAAACAATGAAGCATTAAGAGATTTGTTTGACATAAAAATATTTGTGCATGCAGATACAGACGAGCGCTTAATTAGAAGAATTAGAAGAGATATTACAGAAAGAGGAAGAGACATTGACGAAGTTTTAAATAGGTATCAAGATACTTTAAAACCAATGCACCTTCAATTTATTGAGCCAACTAAAAATTTTGCAGATATTATTATTCCTAATAATAAACACAACACCGTAGCAATTGATGTTGTTAGAACAGTAATTAACGATCGTTTATAA
- a CDS encoding FtsB family cell division protein: protein MTFSTFKNNKAVKILTNVFVLILIPFLIWMFFFDENSYLAHRKFDNEIKDLESTISFYQKKIAEDKATIKKLQDSIQLERFAREKYLMKKENEEIYLIEFDTIK from the coding sequence ATGACTTTTAGCACGTTTAAAAATAATAAGGCAGTAAAGATTCTAACAAACGTTTTTGTTTTAATCTTAATTCCATTTTTAATTTGGATGTTCTTTTTTGACGAAAATTCCTATTTAGCACATAGAAAATTCGATAATGAAATTAAAGACTTAGAAAGTACAATTTCATTTTATCAAAAGAAAATAGCAGAAGACAAAGCCACCATAAAAAAACTACAAGACTCTATTCAATTAGAACGTTTTGCAAGAGAAAAGTATTTAATGAAAAAAGAAAATGAAGAAATTTATTTAATAGAATTTGATACCATAAAATAA